Proteins encoded in a region of the Novibacillus thermophilus genome:
- a CDS encoding ABC transporter substrate-binding protein, with protein MQSVALLLLVMTLTACSTAQQTQGDATSEQGEQAEQGSEDEQVTIVYSRGKDDTKGTEKLVEAFEEKYPNIKVDVREMPTDTGKQHDAYVTAFNARSSEIDVLDIDVIWPAEFAQAGYTMELDRFIEQDGFDLAQYNEGALAAAQFNGKQWALPKFIDAGLLFYRKDVVSDDEVPTTWDELQQLAKEKQGENGTKFGYAFQGMQYEGLVCNAIEFVASYGGAIIDENGDVVVNSPETIKGLEKMVEIARSDIVPDNVTTFTEPETYTAFIEGQSVIIRNWPYVYALANDEDQSKIVGNVGVAPLPAGDKGSAAALGGWMTAINKNSEHPKEAWEFLKFAAGPEGQKINAIYGGRAPAIPALYEDEEVLEANPFYAEEGFVKALENAVPRPVAANYQEISEVMQIHISQAMTGQITVEEAVQRMEADIDEKLVQ; from the coding sequence ATGCAAAGTGTTGCACTGTTGTTGCTCGTGATGACGTTGACAGCTTGCAGTACCGCGCAACAGACGCAAGGTGACGCAACGTCTGAGCAAGGAGAACAAGCGGAACAGGGAAGCGAAGATGAACAAGTGACGATCGTTTATTCACGCGGCAAAGATGACACGAAAGGCACTGAGAAGCTTGTCGAAGCATTTGAAGAGAAATATCCCAATATAAAAGTTGATGTCCGCGAGATGCCAACGGATACAGGGAAGCAGCATGACGCCTATGTAACCGCATTCAATGCCAGATCGAGTGAAATTGACGTGCTCGATATCGACGTCATCTGGCCGGCCGAGTTCGCACAAGCGGGCTATACGATGGAACTCGACCGCTTCATCGAACAAGATGGATTTGATTTAGCCCAATACAACGAGGGCGCCCTTGCCGCCGCCCAGTTTAACGGGAAGCAGTGGGCACTGCCGAAATTTATCGACGCCGGTCTGTTGTTCTACCGTAAAGATGTGGTTTCAGACGATGAAGTGCCGACTACTTGGGACGAGTTACAACAGTTAGCGAAGGAAAAGCAAGGAGAGAACGGAACGAAATTCGGGTACGCTTTTCAAGGAATGCAATACGAGGGGCTCGTTTGTAATGCGATCGAGTTTGTCGCTTCATACGGGGGAGCGATTATCGACGAAAATGGCGACGTCGTTGTGAACAGTCCGGAAACGATCAAAGGTCTAGAAAAGATGGTAGAGATCGCCAGATCTGATATAGTCCCCGACAACGTCACGACTTTCACTGAACCGGAAACGTATACGGCGTTTATCGAAGGTCAATCTGTCATTATACGCAACTGGCCGTACGTCTACGCCCTTGCCAACGATGAAGATCAATCGAAGATCGTCGGCAATGTCGGGGTGGCCCCACTTCCAGCCGGTGACAAAGGTTCGGCTGCCGCCCTTGGTGGGTGGATGACGGCCATAAACAAAAACTCTGAACATCCGAAAGAAGCTTGGGAGTTTCTAAAATTCGCGGCTGGGCCAGAGGGGCAAAAGATTAACGCGATTTACGGGGGACGCGCACCGGCTATCCCGGCGCTTTACGAAGATGAGGAAGTGCTTGAAGCGAATCCATTTTATGCGGAGGAAGGGTTTGTGAAAGCTTTGGAAAATGCTGTTCCGCGTCCCGTAGCGGCCAACTATCAAGAAATATCGGAAGTGATGCAAATTCATATTTCACAAGCGATGACTGGGCAAATCACGGTTGAGGAAGCCGTACAACGAATGGAAGCCGATATTGACGAAAAGCTCGTACAGTGA
- a CDS encoding sugar phosphate isomerase/epimerase family protein → MKLGVFSVLLSDLSFEEMLDYVKGAGISAVEIGTGNNPGDAHCPLDTLLENKGERERYLRAIQTRGLTISAFSCHGNPLSPNKDVAQSSHDTFVKTVRLAEMMDVPVVNCFSGTAGDHDGAKYANWPVVPWPTEYSDVLKWQWEKKLIPYWKQWGQFAQNHNVKIGLELHGGFLVHTPYTLLKLREATCEAVGANLDPSHLWWQGIEPVAAIRILGEANAIHHFHAKDTYIDQDNVNMHGLTDMQPYSHVKTRAWTFRTVGYGHDLKEWSDMMSALRTYGYDYVVSIEHEDPLMSIEEGLTRAVRNLQSILMKEEPTDMWWG, encoded by the coding sequence GTGAAACTCGGTGTGTTCTCGGTGTTGTTGTCAGATCTATCATTTGAAGAAATGTTGGATTATGTGAAAGGAGCCGGCATATCTGCGGTAGAAATCGGTACAGGGAACAATCCTGGAGATGCGCATTGCCCGCTCGACACGTTGTTGGAGAACAAAGGTGAGCGGGAACGGTATTTGCGAGCCATTCAAACACGCGGGTTAACAATCAGCGCCTTCAGTTGTCATGGCAATCCGCTCTCGCCGAATAAGGACGTGGCGCAATCGTCTCACGACACGTTTGTGAAGACGGTCCGATTGGCTGAAATGATGGATGTTCCCGTCGTCAACTGTTTTTCGGGTACGGCAGGTGATCACGATGGAGCGAAATACGCGAATTGGCCGGTAGTCCCGTGGCCGACCGAGTACAGCGACGTACTGAAGTGGCAATGGGAAAAAAAGCTTATTCCGTACTGGAAACAGTGGGGACAGTTCGCACAGAACCACAATGTCAAAATCGGGTTGGAATTGCATGGCGGCTTTCTCGTCCACACACCTTATACACTGTTGAAACTGCGCGAGGCTACGTGCGAAGCTGTCGGGGCCAATTTAGATCCGAGTCACCTGTGGTGGCAAGGCATCGAACCGGTGGCAGCGATTAGGATATTGGGAGAAGCGAACGCGATCCATCATTTCCACGCCAAAGACACGTACATTGATCAAGATAACGTCAACATGCACGGTCTCACTGACATGCAACCGTACAGTCACGTAAAAACGAGGGCTTGGACGTTCCGCACCGTCGGCTACGGTCATGACTTGAAAGAATGGTCAGACATGATGAGTGCCTTACGCACGTACGGCTATGACTATGTCGTCAGTATTGAACACGAGGACCCGCTCATGTCCATCGAGGAAGGACTTACCCGTGCAGTCCGTAATTTGCAATCGATTCTCATGAAAGAGGAACCGACAGACATGTGGTGGGGGTGA
- a CDS encoding LLM class flavin-dependent oxidoreductase, whose product MKKQIHLNGFTQNSVAPHSPGLWRHPADQGYRHGDLSYWIEMAHLLERGKFDAIFLADVSGVYDVYQNSYKPAIRNAVQVPLHNTLLQISAMAANTQYLGFAATYSATYTQPYKLAREFSTLDHLTKGRVAWNIVTSYLESEAVNQGLKTRIEHDKRYERAEEYMDVVYKLWEYSWEEDAVMADEEIGVYADPEKVHPIQHKGEYFSVPGIHLVEPSPQRTPVLFQAGSSSRGRDFAAKHAEAVFTTTQNTIAELKAFSTDIRSRAKKFGRRPEDILIFPGVVPIVGATEAEAKAKYEELKQYVSYEGTLALLSGHTGVDFSHYNPDEYVENLETNASRGFLHQYTTVNPEKKWTVREAVTHHGLGIGAWKVVGTPEQIADQFESMAVEGDVDGFNIIQAISPGTFRDFVDYVVPELQSRGIHRTEYEATTLRENMFGKGRVRLPSNHPAKRLGSHLSREAAKSVR is encoded by the coding sequence ATGAAAAAGCAGATTCATTTGAATGGTTTTACCCAAAATTCGGTTGCTCCTCATTCACCAGGATTGTGGAGACATCCGGCAGATCAAGGTTATCGACATGGGGATCTCTCCTACTGGATTGAGATGGCTCATCTTCTAGAACGCGGAAAGTTCGATGCTATCTTTCTGGCAGATGTAAGTGGTGTTTACGATGTATATCAAAACAGTTACAAACCGGCAATCCGTAACGCTGTCCAAGTTCCGCTTCACAATACCTTGCTTCAGATTTCTGCGATGGCTGCGAACACGCAATATTTGGGGTTTGCAGCGACTTATTCGGCTACTTATACACAACCGTACAAATTGGCGCGAGAGTTTTCCACGTTGGACCATTTGACGAAAGGACGTGTAGCCTGGAATATTGTGACCTCCTACTTGGAGAGCGAGGCGGTCAATCAGGGATTAAAGACCAGAATTGAACATGACAAACGTTATGAACGAGCAGAAGAGTATATGGATGTGGTCTATAAATTGTGGGAATACAGTTGGGAAGAAGATGCGGTCATGGCAGACGAGGAAATCGGCGTATATGCTGATCCTGAAAAAGTTCATCCCATTCAACATAAAGGGGAATACTTTAGCGTGCCCGGTATTCACCTAGTCGAACCTTCTCCACAAAGGACCCCCGTGTTGTTCCAAGCAGGCTCTTCTTCTAGGGGGCGCGACTTTGCGGCAAAACATGCAGAAGCTGTTTTTACGACGACCCAGAATACCATAGCGGAATTAAAAGCTTTTTCAACGGATATACGCAGCAGGGCTAAGAAGTTTGGTCGTCGTCCGGAAGATATCCTCATTTTTCCCGGGGTCGTCCCTATCGTGGGCGCTACCGAAGCAGAAGCAAAGGCCAAGTACGAGGAATTGAAACAGTATGTCAGTTATGAAGGAACACTCGCGCTTTTGTCGGGACATACGGGAGTTGATTTCTCCCATTATAATCCTGATGAATACGTTGAAAACTTGGAAACGAATGCATCTCGGGGTTTTCTCCATCAATATACTACTGTCAACCCAGAGAAGAAATGGACGGTGCGGGAAGCCGTTACACATCACGGTCTCGGTATCGGAGCCTGGAAAGTCGTTGGGACACCGGAACAAATAGCGGATCAGTTTGAGTCTATGGCGGTAGAAGGTGACGTTGACGGATTTAATATCATTCAAGCCATTTCCCCCGGAACATTCCGCGATTTTGTGGACTATGTCGTTCCGGAGCTGCAAAGCCGCGGGATTCATAGGACGGAGTATGAGGCAACAACTTTACGTGAAAACATGTTTGGAAAGGGCAGGGTTCGTTTACCTAGTAATCATCCAGCAAAAAGACTCGGTTCACATTTGTCCCGTGAGGCGGCGAAGTCAGTACGTTGA
- a CDS encoding Gfo/Idh/MocA family protein — protein sequence MKKLKIGVIGCGSIARQRHLPEYAAHSQAEITSVCDIVLERSREVAEQYGAVPFTRYEDLLASDVDAVSVCTPNYLHAPVTLAALNAGKHVLCEKPMATTKDDALSMMEAAEKNGKKLMIAHNQRFVRSHVKAKQLLEKGEIGRIYSFRTTFGHAGPENWSIDGGDSWFFHKHEASFGALGDLGVHKADLIRFLLGEEVVEVAAFVETLAKSHATVDDNAVCILKTESGIVGSLAASWSYVSEEDNTTMIYGEKAILRLEDDPNHALVVQYHNGEVVKYALGNIQSNAADGQTQSHVVDAFVRCIVNDTPPPVSGREGLRALHIILAALESNEKKRVIRLDYSS from the coding sequence ATGAAAAAGTTGAAAATTGGCGTCATTGGATGCGGCAGTATCGCGCGCCAGCGTCATTTGCCTGAATATGCAGCTCATTCGCAAGCAGAAATCACGTCCGTTTGCGATATCGTCCTGGAGCGCAGCAGAGAGGTGGCTGAGCAGTACGGGGCTGTCCCCTTCACCCGTTACGAAGATCTGTTAGCCAGTGACGTCGATGCCGTCAGTGTGTGTACACCGAATTATTTACATGCTCCAGTGACGCTTGCGGCGTTGAACGCCGGCAAACACGTCTTGTGTGAGAAACCGATGGCGACGACAAAAGACGATGCCTTGAGCATGATGGAAGCGGCCGAAAAAAACGGAAAAAAACTGATGATCGCCCATAACCAGCGCTTCGTTCGTTCCCATGTAAAAGCTAAACAGTTACTCGAAAAAGGTGAAATAGGGAGAATTTACAGTTTTCGGACTACTTTTGGCCACGCTGGTCCGGAAAACTGGAGTATTGATGGTGGCGACAGTTGGTTCTTCCATAAACATGAGGCGTCCTTCGGGGCGTTGGGCGACCTCGGTGTGCACAAAGCGGATCTGATACGGTTTTTGCTAGGCGAAGAAGTGGTAGAAGTGGCTGCGTTTGTCGAAACGCTAGCGAAATCGCACGCGACAGTCGATGACAATGCGGTCTGTATATTAAAGACAGAAAGTGGGATTGTCGGTAGTCTGGCAGCGAGTTGGTCGTATGTGTCGGAAGAAGACAACACTACGATGATTTACGGGGAAAAGGCGATCCTGCGTCTAGAGGACGATCCCAATCACGCCCTCGTTGTACAGTACCACAACGGAGAAGTGGTCAAATACGCGCTAGGGAACATTCAGTCTAATGCTGCAGACGGACAGACCCAATCTCATGTCGTCGATGCATTCGTTCGGTGCATCGTCAACGACACCCCTCCTCCCGTCAGCGGACGAGAGGGACTGCGCGCATTGCACATTATTTTAGCCGCACTTGAATCAAACGAAAAAAAGCGAGTGATCCGACTAGACTATAGTTCGTAA
- the ssuE gene encoding NADPH-dependent FMN reductase, with the protein MSDVITISGSPSEHSRSECVLKFLCSLIEQEGLSTIQISVRNLKPEDLVYARYDSPSIEDIALSIKNAKGLIVGSPVYKASYSGVLKALFDLLPQDILKHKPTLPIMVGGSLAHLLAVDFALKPLLTALKAQNLQGVYLLDQQIDRENETNPIVNQEVLQRVKKELYSFIRTVKEQKALVV; encoded by the coding sequence ATGAGCGACGTTATCACGATATCGGGAAGCCCATCTGAACATTCGAGATCAGAGTGTGTCCTGAAATTTCTCTGTTCTTTGATAGAACAGGAAGGACTGTCGACAATCCAAATTTCAGTTCGAAACTTAAAACCAGAAGATCTCGTCTACGCGCGGTATGACAGTCCGTCGATTGAGGACATAGCACTATCAATTAAAAACGCCAAGGGACTCATTGTCGGCTCCCCTGTCTACAAAGCGTCTTACTCGGGTGTGCTTAAAGCGTTATTTGATTTGCTTCCGCAGGATATTTTGAAACATAAGCCAACCCTTCCGATCATGGTTGGGGGGAGTTTGGCTCACTTGTTAGCCGTTGATTTTGCTTTAAAGCCGCTGCTAACTGCGTTAAAAGCGCAAAACTTACAAGGTGTTTACTTGCTCGACCAACAGATTGATCGTGAGAACGAAACAAACCCCATTGTCAATCAAGAGGTTTTGCAACGAGTAAAAAAAGAATTGTATTCGTTCATTCGGACCGTGAAAGAGCAAAAAGCTTTGGTCGTTTAG
- a CDS encoding CPBP family intramembrane glutamic endopeptidase: MEFAFWLVIIFTLLYEPIVGYVDFRKFKLDVKTNEKARIHYYIHSIIGLWVPAIFILLLAAFTDLTYKDIGLTWPAINTEIFGPVITYSAFGIALFYLFVILYYLIGYRYSAKIKNQLLQVKEKEWEKAAFSEILPTTKKERKLWNYVSITAAVTEEIIYRGFLISALAFLFPHFSIWLITLLASFLFGLAHTYQGLITGVLRTTVMGMVFSILYIGLGSILPLIVFHFLIDFFAQLGENVTEKQT, from the coding sequence GTGGAATTTGCTTTTTGGTTAGTCATCATTTTTACTTTATTGTATGAACCGATTGTTGGTTATGTTGATTTTCGAAAATTCAAATTAGATGTCAAAACGAACGAAAAAGCAAGAATCCATTACTATATCCATTCAATTATAGGTCTTTGGGTTCCCGCCATATTTATATTACTTTTAGCTGCATTTACCGACCTGACTTATAAGGATATTGGATTAACATGGCCAGCGATTAACACCGAGATTTTTGGCCCAGTTATTACCTATTCCGCATTCGGTATTGCGTTATTTTATTTATTTGTTATCTTGTACTACTTAATTGGCTACCGTTATAGTGCGAAGATTAAAAATCAATTATTGCAAGTAAAAGAAAAAGAATGGGAAAAAGCAGCTTTCTCAGAAATACTTCCGACAACTAAGAAAGAGAGGAAGTTGTGGAATTACGTTTCAATCACCGCAGCCGTAACCGAAGAAATTATATATAGAGGATTTTTAATCTCTGCTTTAGCATTCTTATTTCCTCATTTTTCAATTTGGCTAATTACGCTTTTAGCCTCATTCCTGTTTGGTCTCGCCCACACTTACCAGGGCTTGATAACGGGGGTTTTAAGGACGACAGTGATGGGAATGGTTTTTTCTATCCTCTATATTGGTTTAGGGTCAATTTTACCACTGATTGTTTTCCATTTCTTAATCGACTTTTTTGCACAATTAGGAGAAAATGTAACGGAAAAACAAACATGA
- a CDS encoding carbohydrate ABC transporter permease: protein MTLIFLVAVWPVMQSFYFSLFDLRLNDPSKSSVNSSYSIDLERYLNNAPFLLGALGQAVSEDETVAEELTAIKQQLQSLDETLQSDANVKEKYDAVNEKLINFENVSSDLQFVKVDKETSAQYLETVEVIQNRLDELPEAQLPQKTKLVGLASGMNDAIVQPNFIGLRHYENNFSDPRMWKALWNTTFFTVVSVFCELLFGLGIALLLHKTFFGRGLVRATILIPWAVPTAVSALMWKFLYDGQNGVVARIFEQVGLISRMSDLLTTEAGAMFAVIFSDVWKTTPYMALLILAGLQTIPHTLYEAAGIDGAGRWKQFLMITLPMLKSSILVALLFRTLDAFRVFDLIFVLTGGGPGNATETISILAYKVMFSQTNFGEGSALSVIVFVCVAIISAIYIKILGKDLLSDGTAKS from the coding sequence ATGACTCTCATATTTCTCGTCGCGGTTTGGCCTGTCATGCAATCGTTTTATTTCAGTTTGTTTGATTTACGCCTCAACGACCCGTCAAAGTCCTCAGTCAATTCGAGCTACAGTATCGATTTGGAACGGTACCTGAACAACGCGCCGTTTTTGCTTGGGGCACTCGGTCAAGCAGTGTCTGAAGATGAAACAGTGGCTGAGGAACTGACGGCGATTAAACAACAACTGCAGTCACTCGATGAAACGTTGCAATCTGACGCAAACGTAAAGGAAAAGTACGATGCGGTCAATGAAAAGCTGATCAATTTTGAAAATGTCAGTTCTGACCTTCAATTTGTCAAAGTGGACAAAGAGACGTCGGCGCAATACCTCGAAACGGTAGAGGTGATACAAAACCGTTTAGATGAACTACCGGAAGCACAATTACCGCAAAAAACGAAACTCGTTGGACTGGCATCTGGCATGAACGACGCGATCGTTCAGCCCAATTTCATCGGCCTCAGACATTATGAAAACAATTTTTCTGATCCACGTATGTGGAAAGCCCTTTGGAACACGACATTTTTCACAGTCGTTTCCGTCTTTTGCGAATTGCTGTTCGGACTTGGGATCGCCCTGCTTCTTCATAAAACGTTTTTCGGCCGTGGTCTCGTGCGGGCTACGATATTAATACCTTGGGCTGTTCCGACGGCTGTTTCTGCCTTAATGTGGAAATTTCTGTACGACGGTCAAAACGGTGTCGTGGCCCGCATTTTCGAACAAGTGGGGTTGATCAGTCGCATGTCCGACTTATTGACGACAGAGGCGGGGGCGATGTTTGCCGTCATTTTCTCCGACGTGTGGAAAACAACTCCTTACATGGCGCTGTTAATTTTAGCAGGTTTACAGACGATTCCACATACGTTGTATGAGGCAGCTGGGATCGACGGTGCAGGCAGATGGAAGCAATTTTTGATGATTACGCTACCGATGTTAAAGTCTAGCATCCTGGTTGCCCTGTTATTTCGCACATTGGATGCCTTTCGCGTGTTTGACCTCATCTTTGTGTTGACAGGTGGTGGACCGGGTAATGCCACAGAGACGATTTCCATCCTCGCTTACAAGGTCATGTTTTCACAGACGAATTTCGGGGAGGGATCGGCTTTGTCCGTCATCGTGTTTGTGTGCGTGGCGATAATTTCTGCGATTTATATCAAAATTCTCGGCAAAGATTTGTTAAGCGACGGAACGGCTAAGTCGTGA
- a CDS encoding Gfo/Idh/MocA family protein, giving the protein MKKLRMGLVGAGRIATARHIPAYMTLPQKVDVTAICDIHVQRAEEVARAYSIPRVFEDYRDMLNEVDAVTICTPNTFHADIAIAALKANVHVLSEKPMALTTKECASMIAAAKQTKKILSIGYHYRFMKQSQAAKKLMMHGEIGHPLVVRVQALRRRKVPGWGVFTQKELQGGGSLIDYGCHLLDLALWLIGHPQPLEIMGSTYNALSKTPGQVNEWGKIDSESFDVDDHAVGFVKFANDVTLFIESSWAANIREDVESLSISGDRGGLDVFPLQLNYTKHGMLFNTESPWLPGCDDPGLAQAENFVSACLGEADVIVKPEEAMAVSQIIEAIYESSESRKSVQFEKGKEISR; this is encoded by the coding sequence ATGAAAAAACTGCGGATGGGGTTGGTCGGCGCAGGACGTATCGCTACGGCTCGACACATCCCCGCTTATATGACGTTACCTCAGAAAGTAGATGTGACGGCGATTTGCGACATTCACGTCCAACGGGCAGAAGAAGTTGCGCGGGCTTACTCGATTCCACGCGTCTTTGAAGATTACCGCGACATGCTGAACGAGGTCGACGCTGTCACAATATGTACTCCGAACACCTTTCACGCTGACATCGCGATTGCCGCTTTGAAAGCGAATGTGCACGTGTTGAGTGAGAAGCCCATGGCTTTGACGACGAAAGAGTGCGCTTCCATGATCGCAGCGGCAAAACAAACCAAAAAAATATTGTCAATCGGTTACCACTACCGATTTATGAAACAATCGCAAGCTGCCAAAAAGCTGATGATGCACGGCGAAATCGGCCACCCCCTTGTCGTGAGGGTGCAGGCGCTGCGCCGCCGAAAAGTGCCGGGATGGGGGGTATTTACGCAAAAAGAGCTACAAGGTGGTGGTAGCTTGATCGACTACGGATGTCATCTTCTAGATTTGGCATTATGGCTGATCGGTCATCCGCAACCGCTAGAAATTATGGGAAGCACATACAACGCCTTGAGTAAAACGCCCGGACAAGTGAACGAGTGGGGGAAGATCGATTCCGAATCGTTTGACGTTGACGACCACGCGGTAGGATTTGTGAAGTTTGCCAACGACGTCACCTTGTTCATTGAATCGTCGTGGGCCGCGAACATTCGAGAAGATGTGGAAAGTTTGAGCATATCAGGTGACCGAGGTGGACTTGACGTATTTCCGCTTCAATTGAACTATACCAAGCATGGAATGTTGTTTAACACCGAATCCCCGTGGTTACCGGGTTGTGACGATCCAGGCCTGGCACAAGCGGAAAACTTCGTTTCTGCCTGTTTGGGGGAGGCGGACGTCATCGTCAAGCCAGAAGAAGCGATGGCTGTGTCACAGATTATTGAAGCGATTTATGAAAGTAGCGAATCAAGAAAAAGTGTCCAGTTCGAAAAAGGAAAGGAGATCTCACGGTGA
- a CDS encoding NADPH-dependent FMN reductase, with translation MTKIGVLVGSLRKESFSKKIASNVVSLFPEGYETEFIEIGNLPLYNQDYDDENRVPKEYTAFRNKVKELDAVIFVTPEYNRSVPAVLSNALDVGSRPKTDNVWNGKPAAIISQSPGNLGGFGANHHLRQILTAVNMPVVQHPEVYIFNTPKLLDEEGKINNEGTIQFLQTFVDAFVGLIKRNLEYA, from the coding sequence GTGACAAAAATAGGTGTATTAGTCGGCAGTTTGCGAAAGGAATCTTTCTCTAAAAAAATTGCGTCCAATGTCGTATCCCTCTTTCCTGAAGGATACGAGACAGAGTTTATTGAGATTGGCAATCTGCCTTTATATAATCAGGATTATGATGATGAAAACAGGGTTCCGAAAGAATATACGGCATTTCGCAACAAAGTAAAGGAGCTTGATGCGGTTATATTTGTAACGCCTGAATATAACCGGTCTGTGCCTGCTGTATTAAGTAATGCTCTGGATGTCGGTTCCCGTCCCAAGACGGATAATGTATGGAACGGGAAGCCAGCCGCCATTATCAGTCAGTCTCCAGGAAATTTGGGAGGATTCGGCGCCAATCATCATTTACGTCAAATCTTGACGGCTGTCAATATGCCGGTAGTCCAACATCCTGAAGTCTACATTTTCAATACACCGAAGCTATTAGATGAAGAGGGAAAGATAAACAACGAGGGAACCATTCAATTTTTACAGACTTTTGTAGATGCCTTTGTCGGATTGATTAAGAGAAATCTTGAATATGCATAG
- a CDS encoding LacI family DNA-binding transcriptional regulator: MATIEDVAKMTGLSPATVSRALNNHPYVSEEKKRIVLEAAAKLNYHPNASAKKLREQKADTIAVMIPWLTNPFFAYLLEGIDTVATENDLQLLVCQTRNDPQKELGFFTLLQTKQVDGMILTSVENSWDTLCNYVEYGPIVMCNEYDKRAELPAVFTDQTYGGYVGTRHLIERGHTNIAFCRGRADSNLVSEREQGFRKAMEEENIPIREAWMLNDVMDLEDGKRAVRKLLNMRHMPTAVFTGSDQVAAGMILEARAHGLRVPEDIAVIGFDDQPIAEVTEPALTTIKQPIKEMGKKAMELMLDAVLHKKKWGKVGIELPLDLIVRRST, from the coding sequence TTGGCGACAATCGAAGACGTCGCAAAAATGACCGGTTTGTCACCGGCTACGGTATCGCGAGCGCTGAACAATCATCCGTACGTCTCAGAAGAGAAGAAGCGAATCGTACTGGAGGCCGCAGCGAAGTTAAACTATCACCCGAACGCTTCGGCGAAAAAGTTGAGAGAACAAAAAGCTGATACGATCGCCGTCATGATTCCGTGGTTGACAAACCCGTTTTTTGCTTACTTGCTGGAAGGGATCGACACGGTGGCGACAGAAAACGATCTACAGTTGTTAGTGTGTCAGACAAGAAACGATCCTCAAAAAGAACTCGGTTTTTTTACGTTGCTGCAAACAAAACAAGTGGACGGCATGATCCTGACTTCCGTCGAGAACAGTTGGGACACATTGTGTAATTACGTTGAATACGGTCCCATCGTCATGTGTAATGAGTACGACAAAAGGGCGGAGTTACCAGCTGTGTTCACGGATCAAACGTATGGTGGCTACGTTGGCACCCGGCATCTCATCGAGAGAGGACACACTAACATTGCATTTTGTCGGGGGAGAGCTGACAGCAATTTGGTCAGCGAAAGAGAACAGGGATTTAGAAAAGCGATGGAAGAGGAAAACATCCCGATTCGTGAAGCGTGGATGCTCAACGATGTGATGGACCTTGAAGACGGCAAGCGAGCAGTCAGAAAATTGCTGAACATGCGACACATGCCAACAGCTGTATTTACGGGCAGTGACCAAGTAGCTGCCGGTATGATTTTGGAAGCTCGCGCCCATGGATTACGCGTGCCAGAAGATATCGCTGTCATCGGGTTCGACGATCAACCGATTGCTGAAGTGACAGAGCCAGCACTGACGACGATTAAGCAACCGATTAAAGAGATGGGAAAAAAAGCGATGGAATTAATGCTTGACGCTGTCCTTCACAAGAAAAAGTGGGGGAAAGTCGGTATTGAACTGCCGTTAGACCTTATCGTCAGACGATCCACTTAA